In Phreatobacter stygius, a genomic segment contains:
- a CDS encoding (2Fe-2S)-binding protein has product MTHFSFKLNGQPVTVDVDPSTPLLWVLRDHLGLTGTKFGCGAAQCGACTVHVAGDAVRSCSMPIDALGAADVTTIEGLAQTRFATLQEAWISHQVPQCGYCQPGFLMATAALLAKTAKPTAEDLDNSITNICRCGTYRRIREAILSLG; this is encoded by the coding sequence ATGACCCACTTCTCATTCAAGCTGAACGGCCAGCCGGTGACTGTCGATGTCGATCCGTCGACCCCTCTGCTCTGGGTGCTGCGCGACCATCTCGGCCTGACCGGCACCAAATTCGGCTGCGGCGCGGCGCAATGCGGGGCCTGCACCGTGCACGTCGCCGGTGATGCCGTGCGCTCCTGCAGCATGCCGATCGACGCCCTTGGCGCGGCCGACGTGACCACCATCGAGGGGCTGGCGCAAACCCGCTTCGCGACATTGCAGGAGGCCTGGATCAGCCACCAGGTGCCGCAATGCGGCTATTGCCAGCCGGGCTTCCTGATGGCCACCGCCGCACTGCTCGCCAAGACCGCCAAGCCGACGGCGGAAGATCTCGACAATTCGATCACCAATATTTGCCGCTGCGGCACCTATCGGCGCATCAGAGAGGCGATCCTGAGCCTCGGCTAA
- a CDS encoding xanthine dehydrogenase family protein molybdopterin-binding subunit, which yields MNQQLIEPGDLPTTRRGLIGAGLAGLTVLVAGRLGTGAVAAQVAGGAAVAINAWIAIGRDGRVRLQCAHSEMGQGIVTTFGAILADELGADWAACDVVFSAAGAAYRHPLYDWQFTGNSESVRTYHGLIRRMAAAAREMLVAAAAERLRVSAAELTVEAGLVRHGRSGRAIGFGEIAEAAALQPVPAEPRLKPESQWRLVGGGRSLPRRDIPTKVTGEAVFGTDVKVPGMVHAAVMSAPIIGGKLEGFDDAEARRVAGFIATVPLGGAVAVVAEHYWQARMALEMLKPTWRPGPGGEFDDRSLQARYDAAMAAPADWVVAERHGEAETAMAGAKPIEATYHSPWQAHAPMEPMNATVSVTPDGVTVWAPTQGTQMTQVVLAGVLAVAPEKVTVVRTYLGGGFGRRLIADFAVQAALCSKAVGRPVKLIWSREEDIRQDWFRPAFEQRLAAVLDTQGLPRAFHHRLVAPTILAPVSPVPIKPGMIDTLCVEGLVEHPYAVAHRRVDYKMLELPIPTMVLRTTGHGPNNFALESFVDELALAAGQDGYRYRRRLLAGNPAALAVLDRAAELSGWSAPPAGRYLGMAFADCFRAYLAQVVELSLEGDAFKIHRIVSVVDPGRVLDRVNAISMIEGGVVWGLSSALYSEITFEGGTTRETNFDGYRVATLPDVPELVTDFLENRATLGGLGEVGPVGIPAALCNALFAATAKRHRTLPLSRQGVFSVHGKASG from the coding sequence ATGAACCAGCAACTGATTGAACCGGGCGACCTGCCCACGACGCGGCGCGGGCTGATCGGCGCCGGCCTGGCGGGCCTGACCGTGCTGGTTGCCGGGCGCCTCGGCACCGGCGCGGTTGCCGCCCAGGTGGCCGGCGGCGCTGCCGTCGCCATCAATGCCTGGATCGCCATCGGGCGTGACGGCCGGGTCAGGCTGCAATGTGCGCATTCCGAGATGGGCCAGGGCATCGTCACGACCTTCGGAGCGATCCTCGCCGACGAGCTCGGCGCCGACTGGGCCGCCTGCGACGTCGTCTTCTCGGCCGCTGGCGCGGCCTATCGGCATCCGCTCTATGACTGGCAGTTCACCGGCAATTCGGAGTCGGTCCGGACCTATCACGGGCTGATCCGCCGGATGGCGGCGGCCGCCCGCGAGATGCTGGTGGCGGCTGCCGCTGAGCGCCTGCGGGTGTCGGCGGCCGAATTGACCGTCGAGGCCGGCCTCGTCCGCCATGGCCGCTCCGGCCGGGCGATCGGGTTCGGCGAGATCGCCGAAGCCGCCGCCCTGCAGCCGGTCCCCGCCGAGCCGAGGCTGAAACCCGAGAGCCAATGGCGTCTGGTCGGCGGCGGCCGCTCGCTGCCGCGCCGCGACATTCCGACCAAGGTGACGGGCGAGGCGGTGTTCGGCACGGACGTCAAGGTGCCGGGCATGGTCCATGCCGCCGTGATGAGCGCGCCGATCATCGGCGGCAAACTTGAAGGCTTCGACGACGCCGAGGCCCGAAGGGTCGCTGGCTTCATCGCCACCGTGCCGCTCGGTGGCGCGGTCGCCGTGGTGGCCGAGCACTATTGGCAGGCGCGCATGGCGCTGGAGATGCTGAAACCCACCTGGCGGCCGGGCCCCGGCGGCGAGTTCGACGACCGGAGCCTGCAGGCGCGTTATGACGCCGCCATGGCCGCGCCGGCCGACTGGGTGGTCGCCGAGCGCCACGGCGAGGCTGAAACCGCGATGGCGGGGGCAAAGCCGATCGAGGCGACCTATCATTCGCCCTGGCAGGCCCATGCGCCGATGGAGCCGATGAACGCCACGGTGTCGGTGACGCCTGACGGCGTCACGGTCTGGGCACCCACCCAGGGCACCCAGATGACCCAGGTCGTGCTGGCCGGCGTGCTTGCGGTGGCGCCCGAAAAGGTAACGGTCGTCAGGACCTATCTCGGCGGCGGTTTCGGCCGCCGGCTGATCGCCGATTTCGCGGTCCAGGCCGCCCTTTGCTCGAAAGCGGTGGGGCGGCCGGTCAAGCTCATCTGGTCGCGCGAGGAGGATATTCGGCAGGACTGGTTCCGCCCCGCCTTCGAGCAGAGGCTTGCCGCCGTGCTCGATACGCAAGGCCTGCCCAGGGCCTTTCATCACCGGCTGGTCGCCCCGACCATCCTGGCGCCGGTCTCGCCGGTGCCGATCAAGCCCGGCATGATCGACACGCTCTGCGTCGAAGGACTGGTGGAGCATCCCTATGCGGTCGCGCACCGGCGCGTCGACTACAAGATGCTGGAGCTGCCGATCCCCACCATGGTGCTGCGCACCACCGGTCACGGACCGAACAATTTCGCGCTCGAATCCTTCGTCGACGAACTGGCGCTTGCCGCCGGCCAGGATGGCTATCGTTATCGCCGGCGGCTGCTGGCCGGCAACCCGGCGGCGCTCGCCGTGCTCGATCGGGCGGCCGAGCTCAGCGGTTGGAGCGCCCCGCCCGCCGGCCGCTATCTCGGCATGGCTTTCGCCGATTGTTTCCGCGCCTATCTCGCCCAGGTGGTCGAGCTGTCGCTGGAAGGCGATGCCTTCAAGATCCATCGGATCGTCTCGGTGGTCGACCCCGGCCGGGTGCTCGACCGGGTCAATGCCATCTCGATGATCGAGGGTGGCGTGGTCTGGGGCCTGTCGAGCGCGCTCTATTCCGAGATCACCTTCGAGGGTGGCACGACGCGCGAGACCAATTTCGACGGCTACCGGGTTGCCACCCTGCCCGACGTGCCGGAGCTCGTCACCGACTTCCTGGAAAACCGCGCGACGCTCGGCGGTCTCGGCGAGGTCGGCCCCGTCGGCATTCCCGCGGCGCTGTGCAACGCCCTGTTCGCCGCGACCGCCAAGCGCCACCGCACCCTGCCATTGTCCCGCCAGGGCGTGTTCAGCGTCCACGGCAAGGCGTCGGGTTGA
- a CDS encoding IS481 family transposase: MGQVLHGSATTTEAVRRAIQHSQESLRALSKRYGINQKTVAKWKKRTSVTDVPTGPKNPTSTVLTIEEEAVIVAFRKHTLLPLDDCLYALQPTIPTLTRSSLHRCLQRHGISRLPEVEGEKPAKTKFKSYPIGFFHIDIAEVQTAEGKLYLYVAIDRTSKFAVVQIVRKTGRTSASAFLSALIEAVPYKIHTVLTDNGIQFTFPPRYADGPTARYVTHMFGMRCQENGIEHRLTKVKHPWTNGQVERMNRTIKEATVKRYHYDSHRQFEAHLADFVSAYNFGRRLKTLKGLTPYEFICKLWTTEPQRFRLDPLHQMPGLNS; encoded by the coding sequence ATGGGCCAGGTTCTCCACGGGAGCGCCACGACGACTGAGGCGGTCCGTCGAGCGATACAACATAGTCAAGAGAGCCTGAGGGCTCTGTCTAAGCGCTACGGGATTAACCAGAAGACGGTCGCGAAGTGGAAGAAGCGGACCTCGGTGACCGATGTGCCGACCGGGCCGAAGAACCCGACTTCGACAGTGCTGACGATTGAGGAAGAGGCCGTGATCGTCGCCTTCCGGAAGCATACTTTGCTGCCGCTCGACGACTGCCTCTATGCGCTACAGCCGACGATCCCGACGCTGACGCGGTCATCCCTGCACCGCTGCCTGCAGCGTCACGGGATCAGCCGCCTGCCCGAGGTCGAAGGCGAGAAGCCGGCGAAGACGAAGTTCAAATCCTATCCGATCGGCTTCTTCCACATCGATATCGCCGAGGTGCAGACCGCTGAGGGCAAGCTGTACCTCTATGTCGCCATCGATCGCACGAGCAAATTCGCCGTCGTACAGATCGTCAGGAAGACGGGGCGGACCTCCGCGTCAGCCTTCCTCTCGGCCTTGATCGAGGCCGTCCCCTACAAGATCCATACCGTTCTCACCGACAACGGCATCCAGTTCACCTTCCCGCCACGGTATGCCGATGGTCCGACGGCGCGCTACGTGACGCACATGTTCGGCATGCGCTGCCAGGAGAACGGCATCGAGCACCGCCTCACCAAGGTGAAGCACCCTTGGACTAACGGCCAGGTCGAGCGCATGAACCGCACCATCAAAGAAGCCACCGTCAAGCGTTACCACTACGACAGCCACCGGCAGTTCGAAGCGCATCTCGCCGACTTCGTCAGCGCCTACAATTTCGGGCGGAGGCTGAAGACCCTCAAGGGCCTCACACCCTACGAATTCATCTGCAAACTCTGGACAACAGAGCCTCAACGATTCAG